One window of Candidatus Korarchaeum sp. genomic DNA carries:
- the moaC gene encoding cyclic pyranopterin monophosphate synthase MoaC, producing the protein MIDITDKPLAYREAVAKGRIRLRKETIDKIRSGEVKKGDVLTVARVAAVQSVKETPKIIMLCHPIQVTSTDVDFRLGDDYIEVSVRVKAIAQTGVEMEALAAVSSALLNIWDMVKYLEKDESGNYPHTRIEEISVERKVKSVVDR; encoded by the coding sequence ATGATAGATATAACGGACAAGCCTCTAGCGTATAGGGAAGCGGTAGCTAAGGGGAGGATAAGGCTAAGGAAGGAGACTATAGATAAGATAAGGTCTGGGGAAGTGAAGAAAGGCGATGTATTGACTGTAGCTAGAGTTGCAGCTGTCCAATCCGTTAAGGAAACCCCTAAGATCATAATGCTATGCCACCCGATACAAGTAACTTCAACTGATGTCGACTTCAGACTGGGCGATGATTACATCGAAGTCAGCGTGAGGGTTAAAGCCATAGCTCAGACAGGGGTGGAGATGGAAGCACTCGCTGCTGTCTCCTCGGCCCTCCTCAATATATGGGATATGGTCAAGTATCTGGAGAAGGATGAGAGCGGGAACTACCCCCACACTAGAATAGAGGAGATATCCGTGGAGAGGAAGGTGAAATCCGTTGTTGATAGATAG
- the moaA gene encoding GTP 3',8-cyclase MoaA — translation MLIDRWGRPVTDLRISVTNSCNYNCFFCHREGHYVRGEEMRPEEIGRLMKILSKHGVKRVKLTGGEPLMRRDLEGIVSELKSSGAEEVSLVTNGYFLVERARGLREAGLDRINISLHSLKRDVYERITGVDGLERVIKGIDEALLWGLKPIKLNFTALKGINEGELWDVVEFGRRKGLKVQLIELLDPTSEYYFPLDDFERELDEIALRKEIRDFQNRPIFELDGVTVEIVKGSGNPSLCMGCTRLRVTAEGFFKTCISREDTLVDFISVMRSGGSDEEIFERFKESVRLREPLHKLPGSSPKYEDVLEV, via the coding sequence TTGTTGATAGATAGGTGGGGGAGGCCCGTCACCGACCTGAGGATATCCGTCACGAATTCTTGCAATTACAATTGCTTCTTCTGTCACAGAGAGGGGCATTACGTTAGGGGAGAGGAGATGAGGCCAGAGGAGATAGGGAGATTGATGAAGATCCTCTCGAAGCACGGTGTTAAGAGGGTAAAGTTGACTGGAGGGGAGCCCCTAATGAGGAGGGACCTCGAGGGAATAGTGAGTGAGCTCAAGTCCTCTGGAGCGGAGGAAGTCAGCTTAGTAACGAACGGTTACTTCTTAGTAGAGAGAGCTAGGGGCTTGAGGGAAGCGGGGCTCGATAGGATAAATATCAGCCTCCATTCCTTAAAGAGAGACGTTTATGAGAGGATAACTGGTGTGGATGGCCTGGAGAGAGTGATCAAGGGCATAGATGAGGCCCTTCTATGGGGATTGAAGCCAATCAAATTGAACTTCACTGCTCTCAAGGGGATAAATGAGGGGGAGCTTTGGGATGTAGTGGAATTTGGGAGGAGGAAGGGGCTCAAGGTCCAGTTGATAGAACTCCTCGATCCCACTAGCGAGTACTACTTCCCACTCGATGATTTCGAGAGGGAGCTCGATGAGATAGCTCTCAGGAAGGAGATAAGGGATTTCCAAAATAGGCCTATCTTCGAGCTCGATGGTGTCACTGTGGAGATCGTCAAGGGTAGCGGGAATCCATCTCTCTGTATGGGATGCACTAGACTCAGGGTGACAGCCGAAGGTTTCTTCAAGACCTGCATATCTAGGGAGGATACTCTAGTGGATTTCATAAGCGTCATGAGGAGCGGGGGGAGCGATGAGGAGATCTTCGAGAGGTTCAAGGAATCAGTTAGGTTGAGGGAACCTCTCCATAAGCTTCCCGGATCTTCACCTAAATACGAGGATGTCCTTGAAGTCTAA
- a CDS encoding molybdenum cofactor biosynthesis protein MoaE, which yields MVLVKVYGRLSDILGFREKELEFDGSLRDLLERLGIGEIEGINIAVNHELKRDLSTRVRGEDLIAIFPSFSGGSAGIVRERITPELFLEAGYGDVGALVAFLGIVRRESDGGRVDKIFYDCYPEIAERELIRIREEAIRKFGLRDALIIHRVGEVPAGDISLFVLTKSAHRKEAFEAAEWIVDEVKRSVAIWKKEIFSDGRERWV from the coding sequence ATGGTCCTAGTGAAAGTTTATGGAAGGCTTTCAGATATTTTGGGATTCAGAGAAAAGGAATTGGAATTCGATGGAAGCTTAAGGGATTTATTGGAGAGATTAGGGATAGGAGAGATCGAAGGGATAAATATAGCTGTGAATCATGAGCTAAAGAGGGATCTCTCAACTAGAGTCCGCGGGGAGGACCTCATAGCCATATTCCCGAGCTTCTCAGGTGGGAGCGCGGGGATAGTCAGGGAGAGGATAACACCAGAGCTCTTCCTCGAAGCTGGATACGGGGATGTGGGAGCTTTAGTCGCGTTCCTCGGGATAGTGAGGAGGGAATCTGATGGAGGCCGAGTCGATAAGATATTCTACGATTGTTACCCGGAGATAGCTGAGAGGGAGCTAATTAGGATCAGGGAAGAAGCTATAAGGAAGTTCGGATTGAGGGATGCTCTCATAATACACAGAGTGGGCGAAGTGCCGGCGGGCGATATATCGCTCTTCGTCCTGACTAAGTCCGCACACAGGAAGGAAGCTTTCGAAGCTGCGGAGTGGATAGTGGATGAAGTCAAGAGGAGCGTCGCTATATGGAAGAAGGAGATATTCTCAGATGGGAGGGAGAGGTGGGTTTAA
- a CDS encoding HD domain-containing protein: MWKLLVDDGMKVLWLARTGWMQSGVPAAIAETVAQHTFIASLIALDLFPKMRASGKAFNEAKVLKMIIVHDIHEGLCGDLPKWVGERVNKKLLEEEAISNMELPEEIKMILREYTLMKSDEAKIARLADLMATWRMAIYYKQLGYDVDDILKSSQMESMKLAKELGLVVEDI, from the coding sequence GTGTGGAAGTTGCTGGTGGACGATGGCATGAAGGTGCTGTGGTTAGCTAGGACGGGTTGGATGCAATCGGGCGTACCCGCGGCGATAGCCGAGACAGTAGCTCAGCACACGTTCATAGCTTCCCTCATAGCTTTAGATTTATTCCCAAAAATGAGAGCATCTGGGAAAGCTTTTAATGAAGCTAAAGTACTTAAGATGATAATTGTCCACGATATACATGAGGGGCTCTGCGGGGATCTGCCGAAGTGGGTCGGTGAGAGGGTAAACAAGAAATTGTTAGAAGAGGAAGCTATCTCAAATATGGAACTCCCTGAGGAGATCAAGATGATATTGAGGGAATATACGCTCATGAAATCCGATGAAGCTAAGATAGCTAGGTTAGCTGATCTCATGGCTACTTGGAGGATGGCGATATACTACAAACAGCTGGGCTACGATGTTGATGATATACTGAAGAGCTCCCAGATGGAATCGATGAAGTTAGCTAAGGAGCTGGGGCTAGTGGTAGAGGACATTTAG